Within Candidatus Rubrimentiphilum sp., the genomic segment CGCGCAACCCTAAGTTGTAGTTGCCGCGCCCGTCAAACGACTTGCGCGACAGTCCGCGGAAGTCCCGGATACGCGGGAGCACCACGTTGAAAAGCTTGTCCAAAAAGACGTACATCCGGTCGCCGCGCAGCGTCACCTTGGCAGCGATGTTTACGCCCTGGCGCAATTTGAACGCCGCGATCGATTTTTTGGCCTTGGCAATCACCGGCTTCTGGCCGCTGATCGCCTGCATCTCGGCAGCCGCTGCATCCAGCGCCTTCGGATTTGCGATCGCTTCGCCCACGCTCATGTTGATGACGACCTTGTCCAGTTTGGGAATCTGATGCGGATTCTTATATCCGAATCGCTCCCGCAGCTGGCCGCGGACGTCTTTTTCGTATTTTTCCCTCAAGCGAGACGCCATGTTACGTTCCCTTCACAGGCAAACGCGCAGGCTCGCCGCACTTGGCGCAGACGCGCTTCGTGCCTTCGGCCGTCTCGTGATGGCGCAAGCGCGTCGGCTTCTTGCACTTCTCGCAGACGTACTGGAGCGCACTCATCGGCAACGGCGCTTCTTTTTCCAGAATGCCGCCGGTCTGCGCCGAGCCGCCCATGTTTTGCTGCTTCGGAGCGCCGGGCTTCGTGTGGCGCTTGACGATGTTCAGCCCTTCCACCGTTGCCATGCCCAGGCGCGGGAAAACAGACTTCACGACGCCGCGTTTGCCGCGCTCTTTGCCGCGGCGGATCAGCACGGTGTCGCCTTTCACAATAGTGCTCATTACAGCACCTCCGGCGCGAGCGATGCGATCTTCAAGAATCCGCGGTCGCGCAATTCGCGCATGACCGGTCCGAAGACGCGCGTACCGCGCGGGTCGAGATCTTTTTCACCTTTGAGCACGACGCACGCGTTGTCGTCGCACCGCACAACCGAACCATCCGAACGGCGGATCGGCGCGGAGGTGCGCACGACCACGGCCTGCACGACCTGGCCCTTTTTCACTGCTGCGCCCGGAATCGCGCTCTTGACCGTTCCCACGATCACGTCGCCGACTCGGGCATAGGGATGCCGGCTCCCGCCCTGCACGTGAATGCAGAGGAGTTCGCGCGCTCCCGAATTGTCGGCAACTTTCAGCCGCGTTTC encodes:
- the rplE gene encoding 50S ribosomal protein L5, producing MASRLREKYEKDVRGQLRERFGYKNPHQIPKLDKVVINMSVGEAIANPKALDAAAAEMQAISGQKPVIAKAKKSIAAFKLRQGVNIAAKVTLRGDRMYVFLDKLFNVVLPRIRDFRGLSRKSFDGRGNYNLGLREQIVFPEINYDKVDKMRGMDIVIVTTAKNDEEATEFLSAMGLPLQRAAGNKGESVG
- the rplX gene encoding 50S ribosomal protein L24; protein product: MSTIVKGDTVLIRRGKERGKRGVVKSVFPRLGMATVEGLNIVKRHTKPGAPKQQNMGGSAQTGGILEKEAPLPMSALQYVCEKCKKPTRLRHHETAEGTKRVCAKCGEPARLPVKGT
- the rplN gene encoding 50S ribosomal protein L14, whose translation is MIQQETRLKVADNSGARELLCIHVQGGSRHPYARVGDVIVGTVKSAIPGAAVKKGQVVQAVVVRTSAPIRRSDGSVVRCDDNACVVLKGEKDLDPRGTRVFGPVMRELRDRGFLKIASLAPEVL